A section of the Pseudomonas sp. FP453 genome encodes:
- the cyoA gene encoding ubiquinol oxidase subunit II yields the protein MSKNRYPRLLGFLPLIGMLLMLGGCKWTLMDPKGQIGLDQRNLIITATLLMLLVVVPVIIMTFAFAWKYRASNTSATYAPKWSHSTKIEIAVWLVPVLIIIALGYITYKSTHELDPYRPLVSDVKPINIEVVALDWKWLFIYPDLGIATVNEIQFPENTPLNFRITSDAVMNSFFIPALGGQIYAMAGMQTRLHLIANEKAVMEGISANYSGAGFTGMKFKAISTSQEDFNAWVAEVKAAPKQLDQAEYDALTKPSQNNPVALYSTYEPDLFQKIVDKYEGMKPGKPVKHEKKEVAAVEGSDTGSHSTAGAEE from the coding sequence ATGAGTAAAAACAGGTACCCCCGATTACTAGGCTTTTTGCCGCTGATTGGCATGCTGTTAATGCTGGGAGGCTGCAAGTGGACCTTGATGGACCCTAAAGGACAGATCGGTCTGGATCAACGAAACCTGATCATCACCGCTACCCTGCTGATGCTGCTGGTCGTGGTCCCTGTGATCATCATGACCTTCGCCTTCGCCTGGAAATACCGCGCGTCGAACACCAGCGCGACCTACGCGCCGAAGTGGTCGCACTCCACCAAGATTGAAATCGCGGTGTGGCTGGTTCCGGTCCTCATCATCATCGCCCTGGGTTACATCACCTATAAGTCGACCCACGAGCTGGACCCGTACCGTCCGCTGGTCTCCGACGTCAAGCCGATCAACATCGAAGTGGTCGCGCTGGACTGGAAGTGGCTGTTCATCTACCCGGACCTGGGTATCGCCACCGTCAACGAGATCCAGTTCCCGGAGAACACCCCGCTTAACTTCCGGATCACCTCCGACGCCGTGATGAACTCGTTCTTCATCCCAGCCCTGGGCGGTCAGATCTACGCGATGGCAGGCATGCAGACTCGCCTGCACCTGATCGCCAACGAAAAAGCTGTAATGGAAGGCATCTCCGCGAACTACAGCGGCGCTGGCTTCACCGGCATGAAATTCAAAGCGATCTCGACAAGCCAGGAAGATTTCAACGCCTGGGTCGCCGAAGTCAAGGCCGCACCTAAACAGCTTGATCAAGCTGAATACGACGCCCTGACCAAACCAAGCCAGAACAACCCTGTCGCCCTGTACTCCACGTACGAGCCGGACCTGTTTCAGAAAATCGTCGACAAGTACGAAGGTATGAAGCCAGGCAAGCCGGTCAAGCACGAGAAGAAAGAAGTGGCCGCGGTTGAAGGTTCTGACACGGGCTCGCATTCAACTGCTGGGGCAGAGGAGTAA
- a CDS encoding disulfide bond formation protein B, producing the protein MSDELRLGRERRFLVLLGIICLALIGGALYMQVVLGEAPCPLCILQRYALLLIAIFAFIGAAMRGKGAVTLFEGLVVLSALGGVAAAGHHVYTQFFPQVSCGIDVLQPIVDDLPLAKVFPLGFQVDGFCSTPYPPVLGLSLAQWALVAFVLTVILVPLGIYRNRQRQA; encoded by the coding sequence ATGAGTGACGAATTGCGTTTAGGCAGGGAGCGGCGCTTTCTGGTGTTGCTGGGCATCATCTGCCTGGCGCTGATCGGCGGTGCGCTGTATATGCAGGTGGTGCTGGGCGAGGCACCGTGCCCGCTGTGCATCCTGCAACGCTATGCGCTGCTGCTGATCGCGATCTTCGCCTTCATCGGCGCGGCCATGCGCGGTAAAGGGGCGGTCACCCTGTTCGAAGGCCTGGTGGTGCTCAGCGCCCTCGGCGGCGTCGCAGCAGCCGGCCATCATGTGTACACCCAGTTCTTCCCCCAGGTCAGCTGTGGCATTGATGTGCTGCAGCCCATCGTCGACGACCTGCCCCTGGCCAAGGTGTTCCCCCTGGGCTTCCAGGTCGATGGTTTCTGCAGCACGCCGTACCCGCCGGTGCTGGGCCTGTCCCTGGCGCAATGGGCGCTGGTGGCGTTCGTGCTGACCGTGATCCTGGTGCCCCTGGGCATTTACCGTAACCGTCAACGCCAGGCCTGA
- the hmpA gene encoding NO-inducible flavohemoprotein, which yields MLSAQDRAIVKSTVPLLESGGEALITHFYRMMLSEYPEVRPLFNQAHQASGDQPRALANGVLMYARHIDQLDQLGDLVAKIINKHVALQILPEHYPIVGACLLRAISEVLGSEIATPEVMSAWGAAYGQLADILIGAEAAIYDEKAQAPGGWRGARAFTLVKRVEESAEIISFYFAPVDNGPILAAAPGQYIGMKLVLDGEEVRRNYSLSALSDAGQYRISVKREAGGRVSNYLHDQVPVGATIDLFPPSGEFTLAAGDKPLVLISGGVGITPTLPMLEAALASGRPVHFIHCARNGGVHAFRDWVDGLAAKHPQLQRFYCYAEDDGVSPAADKVGLLSQEQLAAWLPEQRDIDAYFLGPKGFMGAIKRHLKALGVPEKQSRYEFFGPAAALE from the coding sequence ATGCTTAGTGCCCAAGACCGTGCCATCGTCAAATCCACTGTGCCCCTGCTGGAAAGCGGCGGCGAAGCGCTGATCACCCATTTCTACCGCATGATGCTGTCCGAGTACCCCGAGGTGCGCCCGCTGTTCAACCAGGCCCACCAGGCCAGTGGCGACCAGCCGCGCGCGCTGGCCAATGGCGTGCTGATGTATGCGCGGCATATCGATCAGTTGGACCAGCTGGGCGACTTGGTGGCGAAGATCATCAACAAGCACGTGGCCTTGCAGATCCTGCCGGAGCATTACCCGATCGTCGGCGCGTGCCTGCTGCGCGCCATTTCCGAAGTGCTGGGCAGCGAGATTGCCACCCCTGAGGTGATGAGTGCCTGGGGCGCGGCCTATGGTCAGCTGGCGGATATCCTGATCGGTGCCGAAGCAGCCATCTACGACGAGAAAGCCCAGGCCCCCGGTGGCTGGCGCGGTGCGCGGGCGTTCACGCTGGTCAAGCGGGTGGAGGAGAGCGCCGAGATCATTTCCTTCTACTTTGCGCCGGTGGATAACGGCCCGATCCTGGCGGCGGCGCCGGGGCAGTACATCGGCATGAAGCTGGTGCTCGATGGCGAGGAAGTGCGCCGCAACTATTCCCTGTCGGCCTTGAGCGATGCCGGGCAGTACCGCATCAGCGTCAAGCGCGAGGCGGGTGGGCGGGTGTCGAACTATCTGCATGATCAAGTGCCGGTCGGCGCGACCATCGACTTGTTCCCGCCGTCGGGGGAATTCACCCTGGCCGCTGGCGACAAACCGCTGGTGTTGATCAGCGGCGGGGTGGGCATCACGCCAACCTTGCCGATGCTTGAAGCGGCGCTGGCGAGCGGGCGGCCGGTGCACTTTATCCACTGTGCGCGTAATGGCGGGGTGCATGCGTTCCGTGATTGGGTGGATGGCCTGGCGGCGAAGCACCCGCAGCTCCAGCGCTTTTATTGCTATGCCGAGGATGATGGCGTGAGCCCGGCGGCGGATAAGGTTGGGCTGTTGAGCCAGGAACAATTGGCGGCGTGGTTGCCTGAACAGCGCGACATCGATGCCTACTTCCTTGGGCCAAAAGGCTTTATGGGTGCGATCAAGCGCCACCTGAAGGCGTTGGGTGTGCCGGAGAAGCAAAGCCGGTATGAGTTCTTTGGCCCGGCTGCGGCGCTGGAATAA
- the norR gene encoding nitric oxide reductase transcriptional regulator NorR, protein MTAQSLLTTLLPLVADLSRELPEGERYRRLLQAMRALLPCDAAALLRLDGEWLVPLAVDGLSPDTLGRRFKVSEHPRFEVLLSSPGPTRFDSDSELPDPYDGLVAGLHGQLEVHDCMGCPLFVDDQPWGLLTLDALDTERFERVELDALQAFASLAAATVNVAERIEHLTLRAEIYREASGQQHKEMIGQSKPHKRLVEESKLVGGSDLTVLITGETGVGKELVAQAIHAASPRADKPLISLNCAALPETLVESELFGHVRGAFTGALNERRGKFELANGGTLFLDEVGELSLTVQAKLLRVLQSGQLQRLGSDKEHHVDVRLIAATNRDLAEEVRNGRYRADFYHRLSVYPLQVPALRERGRDVLLLAGFFLEQNRSRMGLGSLRLTSDAQAALLAYNWPGNVRELEHLIGRSALKALGNCRERPKILSLSAQDLDLPDVTAPAIEAPADVMPVVTGDLRQATEHFQRQIISACLERHQHNWASAARELGLDRANLGRMAKRLGLK, encoded by the coding sequence ATGACTGCGCAATCCCTGCTCACCACCCTGCTGCCCCTGGTCGCCGACCTGTCCCGCGAACTGCCCGAAGGCGAGCGCTACCGCCGCTTGTTGCAAGCCATGCGCGCCCTGCTGCCCTGCGATGCCGCCGCGCTGTTGCGCCTGGACGGTGAGTGGCTGGTGCCGCTGGCGGTGGACGGTTTGAGCCCCGACACCCTTGGCCGGCGTTTCAAAGTCAGCGAGCACCCGCGTTTTGAGGTGCTGTTGAGCAGCCCCGGGCCGACGCGCTTTGACAGCGACAGCGAATTGCCCGACCCCTACGACGGCCTGGTCGCCGGCCTGCATGGGCAGCTGGAAGTCCACGACTGCATGGGCTGCCCGCTGTTTGTCGACGACCAACCCTGGGGCCTGCTGACCCTCGACGCCCTCGACACCGAGCGCTTCGAACGGGTCGAACTGGACGCCCTGCAAGCCTTCGCCAGCCTCGCCGCCGCCACCGTCAACGTCGCCGAACGGATCGAGCACCTGACCCTGCGCGCCGAAATCTACCGCGAAGCCAGCGGCCAGCAGCACAAGGAAATGATCGGCCAGAGCAAACCCCACAAGCGCCTGGTGGAAGAGAGCAAGCTGGTGGGCGGCAGCGACCTCACCGTGCTGATCACCGGCGAAACCGGCGTGGGCAAGGAGTTGGTCGCCCAGGCGATCCACGCCGCCTCGCCCCGTGCGGACAAACCGCTGATCAGCCTCAACTGCGCGGCCCTGCCGGAAACCCTGGTGGAAAGCGAGCTGTTCGGCCATGTGCGCGGCGCGTTCACCGGCGCATTGAACGAGCGCCGCGGCAAGTTCGAACTGGCCAATGGCGGCACGCTGTTCCTCGATGAGGTGGGTGAGCTGTCCCTGACCGTGCAGGCCAAGCTGCTGCGCGTGCTGCAAAGCGGTCAGTTGCAACGCCTGGGCTCGGACAAGGAGCATCACGTCGACGTGCGCCTGATCGCCGCCACCAACCGCGACCTCGCCGAAGAAGTGCGCAACGGCCGCTACCGCGCCGACTTCTACCACCGCCTCAGCGTGTACCCGCTGCAAGTGCCGGCCCTGCGCGAACGCGGGCGGGATGTGTTGCTGCTGGCCGGTTTCTTCCTCGAACAGAACCGCTCACGCATGGGCCTGGGCAGCCTGCGCCTGACCAGCGACGCGCAGGCGGCGCTGCTGGCCTACAACTGGCCGGGCAATGTGCGCGAACTGGAACACCTGATCGGCCGCAGCGCGCTGAAAGCCCTGGGCAACTGCCGCGAGCGGCCGAAGATTCTCAGCCTCAGCGCCCAGGACCTCGACTTGCCGGACGTCACCGCGCCCGCCATTGAAGCCCCGGCCGACGTGATGCCCGTGGTAACCGGCGATTTGCGCCAGGCCACCGAGCACTTTCAGCGCCAGATCATCAGCGCCTGCCTGGAGCGCCACCAGCACAACTGGGCCAGTGCGGCCCGCGAACTGGGCCTCGACCGCGCCAACCTCGGCCGCATGGCCAAGCGCCTCGGTCTCAAATAG
- a CDS encoding DMT family transporter, with amino-acid sequence MNLSLYLLTVLIWGTTWIALKWQLGVVAIPVSIVYRFGLAALVLFALLLLSRKLQVMNRRGHLICLAQGLCLFCVNFMCFLTASQWIPSGLVAVVFSTATLWNALNARVFFGQRVARNVLMGGGLGLAGLGFLFWPELVGHTASPQTLLGLGLALLGTMCFSAGNMLSSLQQKAGLKPLTTNAWGMAYGAAMLATYCAVRGIPFEMDWSARYIGALWYLVIPGSVIGFTAYLTLVGRMGPERAAYCTVLFPVVALNVSAFAEGYQWTGPALVGLVLVMLGNVLVFRKPKPVTPVLKAQQI; translated from the coding sequence ATGAACCTTTCCCTGTATTTACTCACCGTGCTGATCTGGGGCACCACCTGGATTGCCCTCAAATGGCAGCTGGGCGTGGTGGCGATCCCAGTGTCCATCGTCTATCGCTTCGGCCTCGCCGCGCTGGTGCTGTTCGCGCTGTTGCTGCTCAGCCGCAAGCTGCAGGTGATGAACCGGCGCGGGCATTTGATCTGCCTGGCCCAGGGCTTGTGCCTGTTTTGCGTGAACTTCATGTGCTTCTTGACGGCCAGCCAGTGGATCCCCAGCGGCCTGGTGGCGGTGGTGTTTTCCACGGCCACGTTGTGGAACGCGCTGAACGCCCGGGTGTTTTTCGGCCAGCGGGTGGCGCGCAACGTGCTGATGGGCGGCGGTCTGGGTTTGGCCGGTTTGGGCTTTTTATTCTGGCCGGAGCTGGTCGGGCACACCGCCAGCCCGCAGACCTTGCTGGGGTTGGGTTTGGCATTGCTGGGGACCATGTGCTTCTCGGCGGGCAACATGCTGTCGAGCCTGCAACAGAAGGCCGGGCTCAAGCCGCTGACCACCAACGCCTGGGGCATGGCCTATGGGGCGGCGATGTTGGCGACCTATTGCGCGGTGCGTGGGATTCCGTTCGAGATGGACTGGAGCGCGCGGTACATCGGCGCGTTGTGGTACCTGGTGATTCCGGGCTCGGTGATCGGGTTTACCGCGTACCTGACGTTGGTCGGGCGCATGGGGCCGGAGCGTGCGGCGTATTGCACGGTGCTGTTCCCGGTGGTGGCGCTGAATGTGTCGGCGTTTGCCGAGGGCTACCAATGGACTGGGCCGGCGTTGGTGGGGTTGGTGCTGGTGATGTTGGGGAATGTGTTGGTGTTCAGAAAGCCCAAGCCCGTCACCCCGGTCCTCAAGGCACAGCAAATCTAA
- a CDS encoding helix-turn-helix domain-containing protein: MPELESLQVFQALNRSPNARLEACAELGDGLSAALWSNHHDAQDYQAPSHHTLSCYIGGGTGTFRRDQPGTKGGPDKLCILPAEHQSAWVINGEIRLAHVYFSPEQFALGCVTLLDREPRTLQLRESTFLEDASQARRFHQLIALNWHEPAERLLTSSLAHEMLSHTLLSQVGARDGLRLKGGLAAYQRRLLVEYIDQHLEDPISLGQLAGLCALSEYHFARMFRQSFGLPPHQYLLARRLTRAQSLLRGGALPLGEIALMCGFSSASHFTSRFRQAMGATPGEYRQAFCA, translated from the coding sequence ATGCCCGAACTGGAATCCCTGCAAGTCTTCCAAGCCCTTAACCGCTCGCCCAACGCACGCCTTGAAGCCTGCGCCGAGCTCGGTGACGGTTTGTCTGCGGCCTTGTGGAGCAACCATCACGACGCCCAGGATTACCAGGCGCCGAGCCACCACACCTTGTCCTGCTACATCGGTGGGGGCACCGGTACATTCCGCCGTGACCAGCCCGGCACCAAGGGCGGCCCCGACAAGCTGTGCATCCTGCCGGCCGAGCATCAGTCGGCCTGGGTGATCAACGGCGAGATCCGCCTGGCCCACGTGTATTTCAGCCCGGAACAGTTCGCCCTCGGTTGCGTCACCTTGCTCGACCGCGAGCCGCGCACGCTGCAACTGCGCGAAAGCACCTTCCTGGAGGACGCCAGCCAGGCCCGGCGCTTCCACCAGTTGATCGCCCTCAACTGGCACGAACCCGCCGAACGCCTGCTGACCAGCAGCCTGGCCCATGAAATGCTCAGCCACACCCTGCTCAGCCAGGTCGGCGCACGCGACGGCCTACGGTTGAAAGGCGGGTTGGCGGCGTACCAGCGGCGATTGTTGGTGGAGTACATCGACCAACACTTGGAAGACCCCATCAGCCTCGGCCAATTGGCCGGGTTGTGCGCGCTGTCGGAATACCATTTCGCGCGGATGTTCCGCCAAAGCTTCGGCCTGCCACCTCATCAGTACCTGCTGGCGCGCCGCTTGACCCGCGCCCAGTCGCTGCTGCGCGGCGGCGCCCTGCCCCTGGGCGAGATCGCCCTGATGTGCGGTTTTTCCAGCGCCAGCCACTTCACCAGCCGCTTTCGCCAGGCCATGGGCGCCACGCCCGGCGAATACCGCCAGGCGTTCTGCGCCTAG
- a CDS encoding LuxR C-terminal-related transcriptional regulator produces the protein MTAMTRCLDRPGFMPRLSAHHLLRPRLAAPLLAAQARVKLLCAPGGSGKSALLAECALQAPNGCQVYWLPLNGITLSPLELCQRLALNLGLTFTDEATLLLDLARWQAPAWLFLDDFSRLPAPELDALLDRLLTASSPALTWWLGARRRPLCNWPRLLLDDELLECSSSELAFSAAEIQLLLSPGHSVDSVMQFSAGWCAGVRIALLGDGHPDKTLLDYLQHELFSTLPAELAEAWRVLAHLPRFNAGLCEHLFGFGDGDQYLHDLQALGAYIQPWEDAADWLQVFPPLAHLLRDEPWPAKRSWHRRACQWFTAEQDWQAAFEQALLAEEYEVAVSLLQHFSFEDLFRQQNAVLLLRLHEQHGDELMLGSAQLVGLVTAALLFAGRFDQAALCIDQLARFAPQPTAAQQAYLLGRWQAQWGWLLHLRGDADGAREHFLEALQALPDSAWTSRLMCLSGLTQQALLRGELDVAQALSREALCLARAHGSLVLEALLELDHAQLLEQRGAPYRAQSLLEGVQAMLLKQRLKAGPLVGRIALRRGHLALRQGQDVLAAECFDAGLPMCLHSQDKRVLYGFLGLALLAANRGDYAQAFVQLRDAERLMQQRLVPESVYRAVLLLVSGHFWLQQGRAELTVEAVRRVLRHFRGPQAKQAPPATLELIPRLEYLLVLAEVKLGCAEQPLERLSALLATVQQRGMLCLETELHLVLGEVAWQLGDLALARRSLQAGLELAARCQVQQAIRELRLRSPGLLSDVGLEAPVSPAGTAENPLSQRELEVLQLIAQGSSNLEIADRLFISLHTVKTHARRIHSKLGVERRTQAVAKAKTLGLMV, from the coding sequence ATGACCGCCATGACACGCTGCCTGGACCGTCCTGGATTCATGCCCCGGCTGTCCGCCCACCATCTGCTGCGCCCGCGCCTGGCCGCGCCGTTGTTGGCGGCGCAGGCCCGGGTCAAGCTGCTCTGCGCCCCCGGCGGCAGCGGCAAGAGCGCGTTGCTCGCCGAGTGCGCCTTGCAGGCGCCCAACGGTTGCCAGGTGTATTGGCTGCCGCTCAATGGCATCACCCTCAGCCCGCTGGAATTATGCCAGCGCCTCGCCCTGAATCTGGGCCTGACCTTTACCGATGAAGCCACGCTGCTGCTCGACCTCGCTCGTTGGCAGGCCCCGGCGTGGTTGTTCCTCGATGATTTCAGCCGCCTGCCCGCGCCCGAGCTGGACGCGTTGCTCGACCGCCTGCTCACCGCCAGCAGCCCGGCGTTGACCTGGTGGCTCGGCGCCCGGCGCCGGCCGCTGTGCAACTGGCCGCGCTTGCTGCTCGACGATGAATTGCTGGAATGCAGCAGCAGCGAATTGGCCTTCAGCGCGGCGGAAATCCAGCTGCTGCTGAGCCCCGGGCACAGCGTGGACAGCGTCATGCAGTTCAGCGCCGGGTGGTGCGCCGGTGTGCGCATCGCCTTGCTCGGCGACGGGCACCCGGACAAGACCCTGCTCGATTACCTGCAACACGAACTCTTCAGCACTTTGCCAGCCGAGCTCGCCGAGGCCTGGCGCGTGCTCGCCCATCTGCCGCGTTTCAACGCCGGCTTGTGCGAGCACCTGTTCGGCTTTGGCGACGGCGATCAGTACCTGCACGACTTGCAGGCCCTCGGCGCCTACATCCAACCGTGGGAAGACGCCGCCGACTGGCTGCAAGTGTTCCCGCCCCTGGCGCACTTGTTGCGCGATGAACCCTGGCCAGCCAAACGCTCCTGGCACCGGCGGGCGTGCCAGTGGTTCACCGCCGAACAGGACTGGCAAGCGGCGTTCGAGCAAGCGCTGCTGGCCGAAGAGTACGAGGTGGCGGTGAGCCTGTTGCAGCACTTCAGCTTCGAAGACCTGTTTCGCCAGCAGAACGCCGTGCTGCTGTTGCGCCTGCATGAGCAGCATGGCGATGAATTGATGCTCGGTTCGGCGCAATTGGTCGGCTTGGTCACGGCGGCGTTGCTGTTTGCCGGGCGCTTCGACCAGGCGGCGCTGTGCATCGATCAGTTGGCGCGTTTTGCGCCGCAACCCACAGCGGCGCAACAGGCCTATCTGCTGGGGCGCTGGCAGGCGCAGTGGGGCTGGTTGCTGCACCTGCGCGGCGATGCCGACGGCGCGCGCGAGCATTTCCTCGAAGCCCTGCAAGCGTTGCCCGACAGCGCCTGGACATCGCGCCTGATGTGCCTGTCGGGGCTGACCCAGCAGGCCTTGCTGCGCGGCGAGTTGGACGTGGCCCAGGCCTTGAGCCGCGAGGCGCTGTGCCTGGCCCGTGCCCATGGTTCGTTGGTGCTGGAAGCGTTGCTGGAGTTGGACCACGCCCAGTTGCTGGAGCAGCGTGGCGCGCCTTACCGCGCACAAAGCCTGCTGGAAGGGGTGCAGGCGATGTTGCTCAAGCAGCGCCTCAAGGCCGGGCCGCTGGTGGGGCGGATTGCCTTGCGCCGTGGGCATCTGGCGTTGCGCCAAGGGCAGGACGTGCTGGCCGCCGAGTGTTTCGACGCCGGCTTGCCGATGTGCCTGCACAGCCAGGACAAGCGGGTGCTCTACGGTTTTCTCGGCCTGGCGCTGTTGGCAGCCAACCGTGGCGATTACGCCCAGGCCTTTGTCCAACTGCGTGACGCCGAGCGGCTGATGCAGCAGCGCTTGGTGCCGGAATCGGTGTATCGCGCGGTGTTGCTGTTGGTCAGTGGGCACTTCTGGTTGCAGCAGGGCCGCGCCGAGTTGACGGTGGAAGCGGTGCGCCGGGTGCTGCGCCATTTCCGTGGGCCGCAGGCCAAGCAGGCGCCGCCGGCGACCTTGGAGTTGATACCGCGCCTGGAATATCTGCTGGTGCTGGCCGAGGTCAAACTGGGCTGTGCCGAGCAACCGCTGGAGCGCTTGAGTGCCTTGCTGGCGACCGTCCAGCAGCGCGGCATGTTGTGCCTGGAAACCGAACTGCACCTGGTGCTGGGCGAGGTGGCCTGGCAACTCGGCGACTTGGCCTTGGCGCGGCGTTCGTTGCAGGCCGGCTTGGAACTGGCGGCGCGTTGCCAGGTGCAGCAGGCGATTCGTGAGCTGCGTTTGCGCTCGCCGGGGTTGTTGAGTGACGTGGGGCTTGAAGCGCCAGTGTCGCCGGCCGGGACGGCGGAAAACCCCCTGAGCCAGCGCGAACTGGAAGTGCTGCAACTGATTGCCCAAGGCAGCTCCAACCTGGAAATCGCCGACCGCCTGTTTATCTCCCTGCACACGGTCAAGACCCACGCGCGGCGCATCCACAGCAAGCTCGGCGTGGAGCGGCGCACGCAAGCCGTGGCCAAGGCGAAGACGCTGGGCTTGATGGTCTAG
- a CDS encoding DUF1329 domain-containing protein → MRKTLAVLALSLLAAHVMAAVSPEEAAKLGTSLTPVGAEKAGNADGSIPAWTGGIPANAGAVDSKGFLADPFANEKPLFVITAATVDKYKDKLSEGQVAMFKRYPETYKIPVYTTHRTVNLPADIYESIKRSALNVKPINDGNGLENFTGNRYYAFPIPKNGVEVLWNHITRYHGGNLRRIITQATPQTNGSYTPIRFEEEVAVPQLIPDMDPAKAANVLTFFKQSVTAPARLAGNVLLVHETLDQVKEPRLAWIYNAGQRRVRRAPQVAYDGPGTASDGLRTSDNFDMFSGAPDRYDWKLVGKKEMYIPYNSYKLDQPTLKYDDIIKAGHINQDLTRYELHRVWEVVGTVKPSERHIYAKRHMYIDEDSWQVALVDHYDGRGQLWRVAEGHAQFYYNHQTPAYTVETLYDIIAGRYIALGMKNEEKSSFVFGFNAKAADYTPAALRAEGVR, encoded by the coding sequence ATGCGTAAGACACTTGCTGTATTGGCTCTGAGTTTGCTGGCGGCCCATGTCATGGCCGCCGTATCGCCCGAAGAAGCCGCCAAGCTCGGCACCAGCTTGACCCCGGTGGGCGCCGAAAAAGCCGGCAACGCCGACGGCTCGATCCCGGCCTGGACGGGCGGCATTCCTGCAAATGCCGGCGCGGTGGACAGCAAAGGCTTCCTCGCCGACCCGTTCGCCAATGAAAAACCGCTGTTCGTGATCACCGCTGCTACCGTCGACAAGTACAAGGACAAGCTGTCCGAAGGCCAGGTGGCGATGTTCAAGCGCTACCCCGAGACCTACAAGATCCCGGTGTACACCACCCATCGCACGGTCAACTTGCCGGCGGATATCTATGAGTCGATCAAGCGCAGTGCGCTGAACGTCAAGCCGATCAACGACGGCAACGGCCTGGAAAACTTCACCGGCAACCGCTACTACGCCTTCCCGATTCCAAAAAATGGCGTGGAAGTGCTGTGGAACCACATCACCCGTTACCACGGCGGTAACCTGCGCCGCATCATTACCCAGGCCACGCCGCAGACCAACGGCAGCTACACGCCGATCCGCTTCGAAGAAGAAGTGGCGGTGCCGCAACTGATCCCCGACATGGACCCGGCCAAGGCGGCCAACGTGCTGACCTTCTTCAAGCAATCGGTGACCGCGCCGGCGCGGCTGGCGGGCAACGTGCTGCTGGTGCACGAAACCCTCGACCAGGTGAAGGAACCGCGCCTGGCGTGGATCTACAACGCTGGCCAACGCCGCGTACGCCGTGCGCCGCAAGTGGCGTATGACGGGCCGGGCACTGCGTCCGACGGCCTGCGTACGTCCGACAACTTCGACATGTTCTCCGGCGCCCCCGACCGCTACGACTGGAAACTGGTGGGCAAGAAGGAGATGTACATCCCCTACAACAGCTACAAACTGGACCAGCCGACCCTCAAGTACGACGACATCATCAAGGCCGGCCACATCAACCAGGACCTGACCCGCTACGAACTGCACCGCGTGTGGGAAGTGGTCGGCACGGTCAAGCCGAGCGAGCGGCACATCTACGCCAAGCGCCACATGTACATCGACGAAGACAGCTGGCAAGTGGCGCTGGTGGATCACTACGACGGCCGTGGCCAACTGTGGCGGGTGGCGGAAGGGCATGCGCAGTTCTACTACAACCACCAGACCCCGGCGTACACCGTGGAAACCCTGTACGACATCATCGCCGGGCGCTACATCGCGCTGGGCATGAAGAACGAGGAGAAGAGCAGCTTCGTGTTTGGCTTCAATGCCAAGGCGGCGGACTACACCCCGGCGGCATTGAGGGCTGAAGGCGTACGCTGA